In Aureibaculum algae, the following are encoded in one genomic region:
- a CDS encoding bifunctional fucokinase/fucose-1-phosphate guanylyltransferase — MKYIYLMKKLLSLPTNLINYFHEIEDKNNDEWFCAADPENTPLGSGGGTAWLLKECWKDDKSEKFSQWLGKEKRILIHAGGQSRRLPGYAPSGKILTPIPVFRWERGQQIDQNLLDLQVPLYEKILKKTPKNLNTLIASGDVYIRSEGQIDELPDVDIACYGLWVNAELACNHGVFICNKSNPEELLYMLQKPSTHELQELSQDKLYLMDVGIWVLSDRAIEVLVKHSGYSKDDHGNLITEKPLNFYDLYGDFGLKMGIKEGGDAPDVNELTVAILPLPKGEFYHFGTSKELISSTLAIQNRVLDQRSILHKDAKPHPSMFTQNAEVKVSLHAEQRNLWVENSYIEAGWQLASDHIITGVPINNWNISLQKGICLDIVPIDEDLFCIRPYGFNDKFRGAVGDEATFWLENSFQTWLSDRDLSLDELSIDKQTDIQDAAIFPVVRKAELTENLVSFMISGNESTITSEYINRERISASEISNRANLSRLYKEREAFRKGNYALLHKNYKKSVFYQVDLDDMAKRVAQDNISLPALEIPNDPFLQMHEYMFQAKVKQYQNLDFSIEEQKAFKVLQENIIKTLPFNNLNPQLNVYHDQIVWGRSPIRIDVAVGWSDTPPYSLIHGGAVVNMAIELNGQPPLQVYIKPSKEFKIILRSIDIGTREDVSSYEELSKFNEIGSAFSIPKVALSLAGFHPNYSEKNYNSLCDQLKEFGCGIEISTLAAIPKGSGLGTSSILAATVLGALSDFCGFGWNPNEISHRTLVLEQLLTTGGGWQDQYGGVLPGIKLIHTQKGSSQLPEIKWAPEFIFTEPENKARLLLYYTGITRVAKNILSEIVRSMFLNENKNNTLLGEIKQHAFDTFDALQRGNFTNFSNCVAQTWVQNQQLDAGTNPPEVQKILSLIKDYASAFKLPGAGGGGYIFIIAKDQEAAGKIRQTLISNPPNSLARFVDIDLSRTGFQVTRS; from the coding sequence ATAAAGTATATTTATCTCATGAAAAAATTACTCTCTTTACCTACTAATCTGATCAACTATTTTCATGAAATTGAAGATAAAAATAATGACGAATGGTTTTGTGCTGCGGATCCTGAAAATACACCTTTAGGTTCTGGAGGTGGTACAGCTTGGTTGTTGAAGGAATGTTGGAAAGACGATAAATCGGAAAAGTTTAGCCAATGGCTGGGTAAAGAAAAGAGAATTTTAATTCACGCAGGCGGACAAAGTAGACGCTTGCCTGGATATGCTCCGTCAGGAAAAATATTGACACCCATACCCGTTTTTCGATGGGAGAGAGGTCAGCAAATTGATCAAAATTTATTGGATCTTCAAGTTCCATTATACGAGAAAATCTTAAAAAAGACACCTAAAAATTTAAATACGCTTATTGCAAGTGGTGATGTGTATATTAGGTCTGAAGGGCAAATTGATGAATTGCCTGATGTTGATATTGCTTGTTATGGTTTATGGGTAAATGCAGAGTTAGCTTGTAATCACGGCGTTTTTATATGTAATAAAAGTAATCCGGAAGAGTTACTTTACATGCTTCAAAAGCCTTCAACACATGAGTTGCAAGAATTATCGCAAGACAAATTGTATCTGATGGATGTTGGTATTTGGGTGTTGAGTGATAGAGCCATTGAGGTGTTGGTAAAACACTCGGGATACAGTAAAGATGATCATGGGAATTTAATAACAGAAAAACCGTTGAATTTTTATGATTTATATGGCGATTTTGGATTAAAAATGGGAATTAAAGAAGGTGGTGATGCTCCTGATGTTAATGAACTTACTGTTGCTATATTACCTTTGCCTAAAGGGGAGTTTTATCATTTCGGGACTAGTAAAGAATTGATTTCGTCAACTTTAGCCATTCAAAATAGAGTGTTAGATCAACGTTCTATATTGCATAAAGATGCGAAGCCTCACCCTTCAATGTTTACTCAAAATGCAGAAGTAAAAGTTAGTTTACATGCAGAACAACGTAATCTATGGGTTGAGAATTCATATATTGAAGCAGGTTGGCAATTGGCTTCAGATCATATTATTACAGGAGTTCCGATTAATAATTGGAATATTAGTTTACAGAAAGGCATTTGTTTAGATATTGTGCCCATTGATGAAGATTTATTTTGCATTAGACCGTACGGATTTAATGATAAATTTAGAGGGGCAGTAGGTGACGAAGCAACGTTTTGGTTGGAAAACAGTTTTCAGACATGGTTGTCAGATAGAGACCTATCGTTAGATGAGTTGTCTATTGACAAACAAACAGATATACAAGATGCTGCCATTTTTCCTGTGGTGCGTAAAGCAGAATTAACGGAAAACCTTGTTTCATTTATGATTTCTGGTAATGAATCAACTATTACCTCAGAATATATCAATAGGGAGCGTATTTCTGCTTCAGAAATAAGTAATAGAGCTAATTTAAGCCGGTTGTATAAAGAACGAGAAGCTTTCCGTAAAGGTAATTATGCGTTGCTTCATAAAAACTATAAGAAGAGTGTTTTTTATCAGGTCGATTTAGATGATATGGCAAAACGAGTAGCTCAAGATAATATCTCATTGCCTGCTTTAGAAATTCCTAATGATCCTTTTTTGCAAATGCATGAATATATGTTTCAGGCAAAAGTAAAACAATATCAAAATTTGGACTTTAGTATTGAAGAGCAGAAAGCCTTTAAAGTACTTCAAGAAAACATAATTAAAACCTTGCCATTTAATAACTTAAATCCGCAGTTAAATGTGTATCACGATCAAATTGTTTGGGGTAGAAGTCCCATCCGAATTGACGTTGCCGTTGGTTGGTCAGATACCCCTCCATACAGTTTAATTCATGGAGGAGCTGTGGTGAATATGGCTATTGAATTGAATGGACAACCTCCTTTACAGGTGTATATAAAGCCTTCAAAAGAGTTTAAAATTATCTTGCGTTCCATTGATATTGGTACACGAGAAGATGTCAGTTCTTATGAAGAATTGTCAAAATTTAATGAAATAGGTTCCGCTTTTTCAATTCCCAAAGTAGCCTTAAGTCTTGCAGGTTTTCATCCTAATTATTCAGAAAAGAATTACAATAGTCTTTGTGATCAATTGAAAGAATTTGGTTGTGGTATTGAAATATCAACCTTAGCGGCTATACCGAAGGGGTCAGGATTAGGAACTAGTTCTATATTGGCAGCTACTGTATTGGGAGCCTTATCTGATTTTTGTGGTTTTGGCTGGAATCCCAATGAAATTAGTCATAGAACCTTGGTGTTAGAGCAATTATTGACTACTGGTGGTGGTTGGCAAGATCAATATGGTGGTGTTTTACCAGGTATAAAATTAATCCATACGCAAAAGGGGAGTAGTCAACTTCCTGAAATTAAATGGGCTCCAGAATTTATCTTTACTGAACCAGAAAATAAAGCACGTTTGTTATTGTATTACACCGGTATAACACGAGTTGCAAAAAATATTTTGTCTGAAATAGTGAGAAGTATGTTTCTCAATGAAAATAAAAACAATACCCTTTTAGGAGAGATAAAACAGCATGCTTTTGATACGTTTGATGCGTTGCAACGTGGTAATTTTACAAACTTCAGTAATTGTGTGGCTCAAACTTGGGTACAGAATCAGCAATTAGATGCAGGTACAAATCCGCCAGAAGTACAAAAGATTTTGTCGTTGATTAAAGATTATGCTTCTGCTTTTAAATTACCAGGAGCCGGTGGCGGTGGTTATATTTTTATCATTGCTAAGGACCAAGAAGCGGCTGGTAAAATAAGACAAACGCTAATTAGCAATCCACCTAATAGTTTGGCTCGTTTTGTAGATATAGATTTATCGCGTACTGGTTTTCAAGTTACACGATCATAA
- a CDS encoding multidrug effflux MFS transporter, with protein sequence MQIKKSSQIEFIALMASLMSAVALAIDALLPALSYIGISIGTLQETDNQLIITMIFLGLGIGPLLFGPISDSLGRKPVVYMGFGLFIIASFICVYATSLNMMIAGRILQGIGLSAPRTIAIAMVRDKYSGDYMARIMSFITVVFLLVPTVAPATGKFILDHYNWQAIFYSQLIFSVLISIWFWKRQDETLAVENRVPFSSHIFMNGLREIIKHKTTIGYTVISGFITGAFIVYLSGSQQIFEKQYLMVDQFPFIFAGLAIAVGTATFLNGTLVLRFGMEKLVTFALLGFLTSSFLYCILFYNTGNPPVAILIVFFALQFLSIGFLFGNLRALAMQPVGHIAGIGAAITGFISTLMAVSISTYIGRFIEDTALPLFVGFFICGMLAFIVLLLLKRGKLRLLAPQIKE encoded by the coding sequence ATGCAAATAAAAAAATCGAGTCAGATTGAATTTATCGCCTTAATGGCTTCATTAATGTCAGCCGTAGCACTAGCTATAGATGCATTATTACCTGCATTATCGTATATAGGCATCAGTATTGGCACCCTTCAAGAAACTGACAATCAGCTCATCATTACCATGATCTTTTTAGGATTGGGGATTGGCCCCTTGTTATTTGGGCCTATTTCTGATAGCTTAGGCAGGAAGCCTGTGGTTTACATGGGTTTTGGCTTGTTTATTATAGCTAGTTTTATTTGTGTTTATGCTACTAGCTTAAACATGATGATTGCAGGACGAATTCTACAAGGAATTGGACTTTCAGCTCCAAGAACCATTGCTATTGCTATGGTTAGAGATAAGTATAGTGGTGATTATATGGCGAGAATTATGTCATTTATTACCGTGGTTTTCTTATTGGTTCCTACCGTGGCACCTGCCACTGGAAAATTTATTCTTGACCATTATAACTGGCAAGCTATTTTTTACAGTCAATTGATATTTAGTGTATTAATATCCATTTGGTTTTGGAAACGCCAAGATGAAACCTTAGCTGTAGAAAATCGCGTTCCATTTTCTTCGCACATCTTTATGAATGGCTTAAGGGAAATAATAAAACATAAAACAACCATTGGGTATACCGTAATTTCGGGATTTATCACAGGAGCTTTTATTGTGTATTTAAGTGGAAGTCAACAAATATTTGAAAAACAATATTTAATGGTTGATCAATTCCCATTCATTTTTGCAGGATTAGCCATTGCAGTAGGTACAGCCACTTTTTTAAACGGCACATTGGTATTGCGTTTCGGTATGGAAAAACTGGTTACTTTTGCGTTGCTAGGCTTTTTAACGTCCTCCTTTCTCTATTGCATTTTATTTTACAATACAGGCAATCCGCCTGTAGCCATTCTAATCGTATTTTTCGCCTTACAATTCCTATCTATAGGATTTCTTTTTGGAAACTTAAGAGCGTTAGCAATGCAACCCGTAGGTCATATTGCTGGTATAGGAGCTGCAATTACTGGTTTTATCTCCACGTTAATGGCAGTATCTATTAGTACCTACATTGGTAGATTCATAGAAGACACTGCCCTTCCCCTATTTGTTGGATTCTTTATCTGTGGTATGCTTGCTTTTATAGTTTTATTGCTTTTAAAAAGAGGAAAACTCAGGCTTCTTGCTCCACAAATAAAAGAGTGA
- a CDS encoding ThuA domain-containing protein, with the protein MNIKSKLISLSVVCVLMLIPPCLQAQSENLLIFSKTEGYRHKSIETGIVAIKKLAKENDFNVTATEDATYFNADTLKNYSAVLFLSTTGDILNEEQQANFKAFIQSGGGFVGIHAATDTEFDWPWYGKLIGAYFISHPKQQQAIVTIIDHKHLATKMLPKKWSLFDEWYNFKDISEDIDVLANLDETSYTGGKNGSHHPISWVQEYDGGKMFYTGMGHTNEAFADTDFLAHVLGGIQYAFGRSEEE; encoded by the coding sequence ATGAATATAAAAAGTAAATTAATCAGTCTTTCAGTTGTTTGTGTTTTAATGCTAATACCTCCTTGTTTACAAGCACAATCAGAAAATTTATTGATTTTCTCTAAAACGGAAGGCTATCGTCATAAATCGATTGAAACAGGAATTGTAGCCATAAAAAAATTAGCTAAAGAAAATGATTTTAATGTAACTGCAACTGAAGATGCTACCTATTTTAATGCTGACACCTTAAAAAACTATTCGGCTGTTTTATTTTTAAGCACTACTGGTGATATTTTAAATGAAGAACAACAAGCTAATTTTAAAGCATTTATACAGTCTGGTGGCGGTTTTGTAGGTATTCATGCAGCAACAGATACAGAATTTGATTGGCCTTGGTATGGTAAATTAATAGGTGCTTATTTCATTTCTCACCCCAAACAACAACAAGCAATCGTTACTATTATTGATCACAAACATTTGGCAACTAAAATGCTACCAAAAAAATGGTCACTTTTTGACGAGTGGTACAATTTTAAAGATATTAGCGAAGACATTGATGTACTTGCAAATTTAGACGAAACAAGTTATACGGGTGGTAAAAATGGTAGTCACCACCCTATTTCTTGGGTTCAGGAATATGACGGAGGTAAAATGTTCTATACAGGCATGGGACATACGAACGAAGCTTTTGCTGATACTGACTTTTTAGCTCATGTTTTAGGCGGCATTCAATATGCATTTGGCAGATCTGAAGAAGAATAA
- a CDS encoding T9SS type A sorting domain-containing protein, protein MRSIKIILFLIFNLASATITYGQHSVARDWNEQLLVAIRNDVARPTSHARNLFHSSMVMYDAWAIFNDEAETILLGKTYGNYTSTFSGIPEPTDKEAAIHEVLSYAMFTLLNHRFQNSPLVSTTKKSFLDLLVSYGYDPNVTTTDYSTGSYAALGNYLGNEMIAFGLQDGSNEANDYDNQYYEPVNPPIQLNTYEETIDIDPNRWQPLAFDVFIDQSGNVSNSKTPDFLGPEWGQVTPFCLQPTDLKVLNHNFNSYVYNDPGPPPYIKNSNEDGIDDAYKWNFLLVAAWSAHLDPNDNTLIDISPSAIGNADIDNFDDNFDAYKNFYDFTDGGDSGTGHALNPITNLPYTPQLVKRSDYARVLAEFWADGPDSETPPGHWFTILNYVNDHPLLEKRLGGEGEIIGDLEWDVKSYLMLGGAMHDCAVNTWGIKGYYDYVRPISAIRYMSSKGQSTNKSLPSYNPHGIPLVDGLTAVIEAGDALAGPNNENVGKIKIYAWKGPDFIVDPETDTAGVDWILGTHWWPYQRGTFVTPPFAGYVSGHSTFSRAAAEVMTLLTGNEYFPGGMGIFDIKQNDFLVFEQGPTQDLTLQWATYRDASDQTSLSRIWGGIHPPIDDIRGRKIGEKIGIESYNIALKYFNGEPINTNDINEWSLFPIPFDNEITLQQENADTFQVDIFTSTGKLVYNKNIEQQTNTITLSLLNLSKGVYFTKITSNSDHSVHYEKIIKQ, encoded by the coding sequence ATGCGTTCCATAAAAATCATTCTCTTTCTTATTTTTAATTTGGCTTCAGCAACCATAACTTATGGTCAACATTCTGTGGCTAGAGATTGGAATGAACAATTACTAGTTGCCATTCGTAATGATGTAGCTCGACCAACATCACATGCTCGGAATCTATTTCATAGCTCCATGGTTATGTACGATGCTTGGGCCATTTTTAATGATGAAGCTGAAACCATTTTACTTGGAAAAACCTATGGTAACTATACGTCTACTTTTTCTGGTATTCCAGAACCTACAGATAAAGAAGCTGCCATACACGAAGTATTGAGTTATGCCATGTTTACTTTACTCAACCATAGATTTCAAAATTCCCCCTTGGTAAGTACCACAAAAAAGTCTTTTCTTGACCTTTTAGTTTCTTATGGTTATGACCCCAATGTTACAACAACCGATTATAGTACAGGCTCTTATGCTGCTTTAGGTAACTATTTAGGCAACGAAATGATAGCTTTTGGTCTGCAAGATGGCTCTAATGAAGCCAATGATTACGACAATCAGTATTATGAGCCCGTTAACCCGCCCATACAATTGAATACCTATGAAGAGACTATTGACATTGACCCAAATCGATGGCAACCCCTCGCCTTTGATGTCTTTATAGATCAAAGTGGGAATGTTTCCAATTCTAAAACACCTGATTTTTTAGGTCCTGAATGGGGACAAGTCACACCATTTTGTCTACAACCCACCGACTTAAAAGTCTTAAACCATAACTTTAACAGTTACGTGTATAACGACCCAGGGCCACCACCTTATATTAAAAATTCTAATGAAGATGGAATTGATGATGCCTACAAATGGAATTTTTTATTGGTAGCAGCTTGGTCGGCACATTTAGATCCAAATGATAACACCTTAATTGACATTTCACCTTCTGCAATAGGCAATGCCGATATTGACAATTTTGACGATAACTTTGACGCCTATAAAAACTTTTATGATTTTACCGATGGCGGCGATTCAGGAACTGGTCATGCTTTGAACCCAATTACAAACCTACCCTATACCCCACAATTGGTAAAAAGATCGGATTATGCACGCGTCTTAGCAGAGTTTTGGGCAGATGGCCCTGATTCAGAAACACCGCCCGGACATTGGTTTACCATATTAAACTATGTGAATGACCACCCCTTATTAGAGAAACGATTAGGCGGAGAAGGTGAAATTATTGGCGATTTAGAATGGGATGTAAAATCTTATTTAATGCTAGGTGGTGCCATGCATGATTGTGCCGTAAACACTTGGGGAATCAAAGGGTATTATGATTATGTACGCCCCATATCGGCCATACGTTATATGTCTAGCAAAGGACAAAGTACTAATAAATCATTACCGAGTTACAATCCACATGGAATTCCGCTAGTGGACGGATTAACCGCCGTTATTGAAGCTGGTGATGCCTTGGCGGGACCAAACAATGAAAACGTAGGTAAAATAAAAATATACGCTTGGAAAGGTCCCGACTTTATTGTTGACCCTGAAACCGATACCGCTGGTGTCGATTGGATTTTAGGAACGCATTGGTGGCCCTATCAACGAGGGACATTTGTTACGCCTCCTTTTGCGGGCTATGTTTCTGGACATTCTACGTTTTCTAGAGCTGCTGCCGAAGTAATGACACTGCTTACAGGAAATGAATATTTTCCTGGTGGAATGGGAATCTTTGATATCAAGCAAAATGACTTTTTAGTTTTTGAACAAGGTCCCACGCAGGACTTAACCTTACAATGGGCAACCTATAGAGATGCCTCAGATCAAACGAGTTTATCACGAATTTGGGGAGGAATTCATCCACCAATTGACGATATTAGAGGACGGAAAATTGGAGAAAAAATTGGTATAGAATCATACAACATCGCCTTAAAATACTTTAATGGTGAGCCAATTAACACGAATGACATAAACGAATGGAGCCTCTTCCCTATTCCTTTTGATAATGAAATTACATTACAGCAAGAAAATGCAGATACCTTTCAAGTTGATATTTTTACATCAACAGGTAAATTGGTCTATAACAAGAATATAGAGCAACAAACCAATACTATTACATTAAGTTTGTTGAATCTTAGCAAAGGTGTCTATTTTACCAAAATCACAAGTAATTCAGACCATTCGGTACATTACGAAAAGATAATTAAACAGTAA
- a CDS encoding Dabb family protein — protein sequence MTQGNFAHNVFFWLKNPDGAVDRAAFEKSLTNFINQSVFIKTKHVGTPAQTDREVIDSTYTYSLLLTFETKKDHDAYQIEPNHKQFIEESSPLWEKVVVYDSVNILP from the coding sequence ATGACTCAAGGTAATTTTGCTCATAACGTGTTTTTTTGGTTAAAGAATCCAGATGGTGCGGTCGACAGAGCGGCTTTTGAAAAATCGTTAACTAACTTTATAAATCAGTCCGTTTTTATAAAAACCAAGCATGTTGGAACTCCTGCTCAAACGGATAGAGAAGTTATTGATAGTACCTATACCTACAGTTTACTTCTCACTTTTGAGACCAAAAAGGACCATGATGCCTATCAAATAGAGCCTAACCATAAACAATTTATTGAAGAGTCTTCACCACTTTGGGAAAAGGTAGTTGTTTATGATTCTGTGAATATTTTACCTTAA
- a CDS encoding elongation factor G has product MKIYDDKHIKNVVFVGAHDSGKTTLSETMLFEAGLINRRGAVETKNTISDFHEVEQERGNSVFATPLHTEWRNYKINIIDTPGLDDFIGEIISSIRVADTIVTVLNAQYGVEIGTEIIWNYVDRYSKPTLFVINQIDHINANFDESFKSITSLVGKNAVKIQYPIKIDGAQCIVDVLKMKVYKFKPTGGKPEKLPIPDDQMELANKLHNELIEKAAENDDELLELFFEKGTLNEDEMRKGIKAGMLKQELFPVFCVSALNDMGTGRLMGFIDNVAPAAADLNIEQTLEGKDIIGKKEAPTSLFVFKTLNEPNLGQITYFKVVSGEIKVNDKMVNSRNGETEAINQLFIMDGKKREPVSKLTAGDIGATLKLKYTETNDTLHEVGKSITIRPIKYPEPRIRRSIVAENKKDEEKLNEALKKIHNQDPTVTIHYAKESKQLILGCQGELHLAIVNWQLENEYGIKVRFEKPKITYRETIKRSSTSSYKHKKQSGGAGQFAQVHMKIEPWEEGMPDPEGFNIRGKEEVDLPWGGKLVFYNCIVGGVIDLRYLPSVMKGILEVMESGPLTDSYIRDVRVMVYDGKMHSVDSNDISFKIAGAHAFKEAFLNANPKLLEPAQELTVKVPEEMVGNVMTDLQSRRSIIQSVESNGHYQILKCIAPAAELFGYSTSLRSLTQGRASFSSKFSAYQPVPSNVQQQLVNH; this is encoded by the coding sequence ATGAAAATATATGACGACAAACACATTAAAAACGTAGTCTTTGTAGGGGCTCATGACAGTGGTAAGACAACACTTTCAGAAACAATGCTCTTTGAGGCTGGTCTTATTAATAGGAGAGGAGCGGTAGAAACAAAAAACACGATATCAGATTTTCATGAGGTTGAGCAAGAGCGAGGTAATTCTGTGTTTGCCACGCCTTTACATACAGAATGGAGAAACTATAAAATAAATATTATAGACACTCCTGGTTTAGATGATTTTATAGGTGAAATTATTTCTTCAATTAGGGTGGCAGATACTATTGTTACGGTATTAAACGCACAATATGGTGTAGAAATTGGGACAGAAATAATATGGAATTATGTAGATAGATATAGTAAACCAACACTTTTTGTTATCAACCAAATAGATCATATCAATGCTAATTTTGATGAGAGTTTTAAGAGCATTACCTCTTTAGTGGGGAAAAATGCGGTTAAGATTCAATACCCTATAAAAATTGATGGAGCTCAATGTATTGTTGATGTTCTAAAAATGAAAGTTTATAAATTTAAACCTACTGGAGGTAAGCCAGAGAAATTACCAATCCCAGATGATCAGATGGAATTGGCTAATAAATTGCATAATGAATTGATTGAAAAAGCAGCGGAAAATGACGACGAATTGTTGGAGTTGTTCTTTGAAAAAGGCACTTTGAATGAAGATGAGATGCGAAAAGGGATCAAAGCAGGGATGTTGAAACAAGAGTTGTTTCCTGTATTTTGTGTTTCTGCTTTAAATGATATGGGTACGGGCCGCTTAATGGGTTTTATAGATAATGTAGCTCCTGCGGCAGCCGATTTAAATATTGAGCAAACTTTAGAAGGCAAAGATATTATTGGTAAGAAAGAAGCACCAACAAGTTTGTTTGTATTTAAAACGCTAAACGAGCCTAATTTAGGTCAAATCACGTATTTCAAGGTGGTGTCAGGAGAGATTAAAGTAAATGATAAAATGGTAAATTCTAGAAATGGAGAAACGGAAGCTATCAATCAATTGTTTATTATGGACGGTAAAAAGCGTGAACCTGTTTCAAAATTAACTGCTGGAGATATTGGAGCTACGCTAAAATTAAAATATACTGAAACGAATGACACGCTTCATGAGGTTGGTAAATCCATAACTATCAGGCCTATAAAATACCCAGAGCCTAGAATCCGTAGGTCTATTGTTGCTGAGAATAAAAAGGATGAAGAAAAATTAAATGAGGCTTTAAAGAAAATTCACAATCAAGACCCGACCGTAACCATTCATTATGCAAAAGAATCGAAACAGCTCATTTTAGGATGTCAAGGAGAATTGCATTTGGCCATTGTTAACTGGCAGTTAGAGAATGAATATGGTATAAAAGTACGCTTTGAAAAACCGAAAATCACCTATAGAGAAACGATAAAACGATCGTCAACTTCTAGTTATAAACATAAAAAACAATCAGGTGGTGCTGGACAGTTTGCTCAAGTACATATGAAAATAGAACCTTGGGAAGAAGGCATGCCGGACCCTGAAGGTTTTAATATTAGAGGAAAGGAAGAAGTGGATTTACCTTGGGGTGGAAAGCTTGTTTTTTATAATTGCATTGTAGGAGGGGTTATTGATTTGCGATATCTACCATCTGTAATGAAGGGGATTTTAGAGGTGATGGAATCGGGTCCACTAACGGATTCGTATATCAGAGATGTACGCGTTATGGTTTATGACGGAAAAATGCACTCTGTAGATTCCAACGATATTTCATTTAAAATTGCGGGAGCACATGCGTTTAAAGAAGCTTTTTTAAATGCAAATCCCAAATTGTTAGAACCGGCACAAGAATTAACCGTAAAAGTACCTGAAGAGATGGTTGGGAATGTGATGACCGATTTACAATCGAGACGCTCCATTATTCAAAGTGTTGAAAGTAACGGGCATTATCAAATTTTAAAATGCATTGCACCTGCTGCTGAGCTTTTTGGCTATTCCACTAGTTTACGATCTTTAACACAAGGGAGAGCTTCTTTCAGCTCTAAATTTTCGGCTTATCAGCCTGTGCCAAGCAATGTGCAACAACAATTAGTAAATCATTAA
- a CDS encoding GIY-YIG nuclease family protein — protein sequence MQLSFVYILKCNDDSYYTGVTSDLTKRLFQHENGVFKDSYTFQRRPVVLVFYAEFTDINLAIVTEKQIKKWSRAKKEALINDEYELLINLAKKKFK from the coding sequence ATGCAACTTTCTTTTGTTTACATATTAAAATGTAATGATGATTCTTACTATACTGGAGTAACTTCGGATTTAACCAAAAGATTATTTCAACATGAAAATGGTGTTTTTAAAGATAGTTATACTTTTCAAAGACGACCTGTCGTTTTAGTGTTTTATGCTGAATTTACCGATATAAACTTAGCTATAGTTACTGAAAAACAAATAAAAAAATGGTCAAGAGCGAAAAAAGAGGCTTTAATAAATGACGAGTATGAGTTGCTAATTAATTTGGCTAAAAAGAAATTTAAGTAA